The following coding sequences lie in one Musa acuminata AAA Group cultivar baxijiao chromosome BXJ3-1, Cavendish_Baxijiao_AAA, whole genome shotgun sequence genomic window:
- the LOC135628819 gene encoding amino acid transporter AVT6E-like — MNSTYSAVPVTASIELQANSPVPPQVPPKKEFLEEEFDDDLPLILDADGAGYGPSASGSGVPGAVFNLATSIIGAGIMALPAAMKVLGILLGFVSIVLMGILSEISIELLIRFAVLCKSTSYGDVVESALGRPFKIVSEICVIVNNAGVLVVYLIIIGDVMSGSAKHVGVFDQLLGHGEWDHRKLVIFVMLVIFLAPLCALEKIDSLSLTSAASVALAVVFVVVSCIIASVKLAEGRTRTPRMGPNFGSKAAILDLLVVVPIMTNAYVCHFNVQPIYNELKERTPKKMYLVSRITTVLSVAIYASTSISGYLLFGEDTESDVLTNFDKDLGIPFSSILNYVVRIGYVLHLVLVFPVIHFSLRQTVDSLVFAGSAPASRKRMLALTAILLCVIYFGSTMIPNIWVAFKFTGATTGMSLGFIFPALIALRLDKQKKILKLQERYIAWVMLVLAVVASILGVVGNIYTLKNMSE, encoded by the coding sequence ATGAACAGCACGTACTCTGCCGTCCCCGTGACTGCGTCCATCGAGCTCCAAGCCAACTCCCCAGTCCCGCCGCAAGTTCCTCCCAAGAAGGAGTTTTTGGAGGAGGAGTTCGACGATGACCTCCCCCTCATCCTCGACGCCGACGGTGCCGGGTACGGCCCTTCCGCCTCGGGCTCCGGCGTGCCCGGCGCCGTCTTCAATCTCGCCACCTCGATCATCGGCGCCGGGATCATGGCCCTTCCCGCTGCCATGAAGGTCCTCGGCATCCTCCTCGGCTTCGTTTCCATCGTCCTCATGGGAATCCTGTCCGAGATCAGCATCGAGCTCCTCATCCGGTTCGCCGTCCTCTGCAAGTCGACGTCGTACGGGGACGTCGTGGAATCCGCCCTCGGTCGCCCCTTCAAGATCGTCTCCGAGATCTGCGTCATCGTCAACAATGCCGGGGTCCTCGTTGTCTACTTGATAATCATAGGCGACGTGATGTCGGGCTCCGCCAAGCACGTCGGCGTCTTCGATCAATTGCTCGGGCATGGCGAATGGGATCACAGGAAATTGGTGATCTTTGTGATGCTGGTCATCTTTTTAGCCCCTCTGTGTGCCCTGGAAAAGATCGACTCGCTTAGTCTCACTTCGGCCGCCTCCGTTGCTCTTGCTGTTGTCTTCGTGGTGGTGTCGTGCATCATTGCTTCGGTTAAGCTTGCCGAAGGCCGAACAAGGACTCCGAGGATGGGGCCGAATTTTGGATCCAAAGCTGCCATCTTGGATTTGCTGGTGGTCGTTCCGATAATGACAAATGCCTATGTTTGCCATTTCAATGTTCAGCCAATCTACAATGAGCTCAaggagagaacaccaaagaagatgtATCTTGTTAGTAGGATCACCACAGTGTTGTCTGTCGCCATCTATGCTTCGACTTCTATATCAGGGTATCTGTTGTTCGGAGAAGATACCGAGTCAGATGTCCTGACAAATTTTGATAAGGATCTTGGAATTCCGTTCAGCTCGATCCTGAATTATGTGGTCAGGATTGGATATGTTCTTCATCtggttcttgtttttcctgtcattcATTTTTCACTCAGGCAGACAGTAGATTCGCTGGTGTTCGCAGGATCAGCTCCTGCAAGCAGGAAAAGGATGTTGGCTTTGACGGCCATCCTACTTTGTGTTATTTATTTTGGTTCTACTATGATACCAAACATATGGGTGGCTTTCAAGTTCACAGGAGCTACAACTGGCATGTCACTAGGGTTCATATTTCCAGCTCTTATTGCCTTGAGATTAGATAAGCAAAAAAAGATCTTAAAGCTTCAAGAGAGGTACATAGCATGGGTGATGTTAGTTTTGGCAGTGGTCGCTAGCATTTTAGGAGTTGTTGGCAATATTTATACTCTTAAGAACATGTCtgaatga
- the LOC135629562 gene encoding chaperone protein dnaJ A7A, chloroplastic-like gives MATLPCKGISVPRLGVQSQVICRNASPGAKTCHYTKMVLMPQIVTSSNLASSPASFLAQVSSSALFNKVPHLNRHNRGARFVVRAAADYYDVLGVSRNASKSEIKSAYRKLARNYHPDVNKEPGAEQKFKEISNAYEVLSDDEKRSLYDKYGEAGLKGAGMGMGDFSNPFDLFESLFEGMGGMGGMGGTRAARNRPMQGDDESYNLILNFKDAIFGVEKEIEITRLESCGTCDGSGAKPGTQPSKCNTCGGQGQVVSSARTPLGVFQQVMSCTTCDGTGEFSTPCNTCRGDGRVRRTKRISLKVPAGVDSGSRLRVRSEGNAGRRGGPPGDLYVFIEVLSDPVLKRDGTNILYTCKVSYIDAILGTTTKVPTVDGMVELKIPAGTQPGTTLVMAKKGVPYLGKPNTRGDQLVRVQVEIPKSLSTEEKKLIEELANLSKAKTANSRR, from the exons ATGGCAACTTTACCATGTAAAGGGATTTCAGTGCCTCGGTTGGGAGTGCAATCTCAGGTGATATGTAGAAATGCATCTCCAGGAGCTAAGACTTGTCATTATACAAAAATGGTGCTGATGCCTCAAATTGT TACTTCAAGTAATCTGGCATCATCACCTGCAAGTTTTCTTGCCCAAGTGTCTTCATCAGCTTTATTTAATAAGGTGCCGCACCTAAATAGGCATAATAGGGGAGCACGATTTGTTGTCAGAGCTGCTGCT GATTACTATGATGTCCTTGGTGTATCAAGAAATGCGAGCAAATCTGAAATAAAAAGTG CTTATAGGAAGCTTGCAAGGAATTACCATCCTGATGTGAACAA AGAACCTGGAGCAGAACAAAAGTTTAAGGAGATTAGTAACGCGTATGAG GTCTTGTCAGATGATGAAAAGAGGTCTTTGTATGATAAGTATGGAGAAGCTGGCCTCAAAGGTGCTGGCATGGGCATGGGG GATTTCAGCAACCCATTTGATCTCTTTGAGTCATTATTTGAAGGCATGGGAGGGATGGGTGGAATGGGTGGAACCAGAGCAGCTCGCAACAGGCCTATGCAGGGTGATGATGAGAGCTACAATCTTATCCTAAATTTCAAAGACGCAATTTTTGGTGTGGAAAAGGAGATAGAGATTACACGGCTAGAGAGTTGTGGAACCTGTGATGGTTCTGGTGCCAAACCAGGTACTCAGCCAAGTAAGTGCAACACTTGTGGAGGTCAAGGTCAAGTTGTGTCTTCGGCAAGGACCCCACTGGGTGTATTCCAGCAGGTTATGAGTTGCACAACTTGCGATGGCACTGGTGAGTTCTCTACCCCATGCAACACCTGTAGAGGAGATGGTCGTGTGAGGAGAACAAAGAGAATAAGTCTGAAAGTTCCTGCTGGAGTTGACTCTGGTAGTCGGCTGAGGGTCCGGTCAGAGGGAAATGCTGGAAGGAGAGGCGGCCCGCCGGGAGACCTTTATGTATTCATTGAAGTTCTTTCAGACCCTGTGCTTAAGAGGGATGGAACTAACATTCTCTACACGTGCAAGGTATCATACATTGATGCAATCTTAGGGACCACCACGAAGGTTCCCACAGTGGATGGAATGGTGGAGCTGAAGATTCCAGCTGGAACACAGCCAGGTACCACTCTGGTAATGGCTAAGAAGGGTGTTCCTTACCTTGGAAAGCCAAACACCAGGGGAGATCAGTTGGTTCGTGTGCAGGTCGAGATTCCAAAGAGCTTAAGTACTGAAGAGAAGAAGCTGATTGAGGAGCTTGCCAACCTGAGCAAGGCCAAGACAGCAAACAGCAGGAGATAG
- the LOC103984656 gene encoding aberrant root formation protein 4, protein MAAESPSGELNLGEIELQDPSPPPSLRLKAALDACSKSFESGDLGKSDEAVAAVVSFLDSIVDPGNAAIDDAVAQNALEEIHHYLSSASSNQTVVEALSLELPKVVVKFVALSDRCREIAESIIDHLVATCSPRDLLSILCEASDTQIRVSKSPSYFIPLLGGISKVFLCIQRRHLEQVKAALPAILEVLYACSSESDDEEKDNYQDLFRTAVGIGTSIQAICGKMVGRRKEELHAILGLYVLQNIALVSRSKHANIISSYCSLVLRFSELLPFCGFSFYGLIMGSDVSSAIDEVSKEDDNGLLAYFSLAVNGAALAVIWGYINNEVAKAAGDQLTAVLDKIRSNRSERWQVIGMLKPILSSIDYSWEIKYHCIDLLGSIMDGTNTEEHNNDNDIDFSSIMPSLFTTLQAIQRIMISASDASIRKKAFATLRKIISDLPSSHRFDMLKVLITNSNSPSMIAILIDLVREEIVAERNQGTSSENCLDIHVEKRKGPFWSSYALDLVGLVLKPPKGGPPSLPEDSDPVLSALNLFRFILIMESTGKTNHTGVLTKSTLQMAYTEWLLPLRTLVAGVSAENEKDESELADHIFCALNPVQLVLYRCIELVEDNLKHSK, encoded by the exons ATGGCGGCGGAGAGCCCCTCGGGCGAACTCAACCTCGGCGAGATCGAGCTGCAAGATCCCTCCCCTCCACCCTCTCTTCGCCTCAAGGCTGCACTCGATGCTTGCTCCAAG TCCTTTGAGTCTGGCGATCTCGGCAAGTCTGATGAGGCGGTCGCGGCGGTAGTGAGCTTCCTCGATTCGATCGTCGATCCTGGTAACGCCGCGATCGATGATGCCGTCGCGCAGAACGCACTTGAGGAGATCCACCACTACTTGTCATCTGCTTCGTCGAATCAG ACGGTAGTTGAGGCACTCTCTCTTGAGCTCCCCAAGGTGGTGGTGAAATTTGTAGCTTTATCAGATCGTTGTCGGGAGATTGCTGAGAGTATTATCGACCATCTTGTAGCCACCTGTAGTCCACGGGACTTGCTGTCGATTCTTTGTGAG GCATCAGATACCCAGATTAGAGTGTCGAAGTCACCAAGTTACTTTATTCCGCTCTTAGGTGGGATCTCAAAAG TTTTTCTTTGTATACAGAGGCGTCATCTTGAACAAGTAAAGGCAGCACTACCTGCTATCCTTGAAGTTCTTTATGCTTGTTCTTCGGAGTCTGACGACGAAGAGAAAGATAACTATCAGGACTTATTTAGGACAGCGGTTGGCATTGGAACATCTATTCAAGCAATTTGTGGGAAAATG gttggaagaagaaaagaagagctaCATGCAATACTTGGTCTTTATGTCCTGCAAAATATA GCTCTTGTATCAAGAAGCAAACATGCAAATATTATTTCAAGCTACTGTTCACTTGTTCTGCGATTTTCTGAGTTGCTTCCCTTTTGTGGGTTCTCCTTTTATGGTCTGATAATGGGATCCGATGTCAGTTCAGCTATTGATGAAGTTTCCAAAG AGGATGACAATGGCTTGCTGGCCTACTTTTCGTTGGCAGTGAATGGGGCAGCTCTTGCAG TTATATGGGGGTATATCAATAATGAAGTTGCAAAAGCTGCTGGGGACCAGTTGACGGCTGTTCTAGACAAAATTCGAAGCAATCGAAGTGAAAGGTGGCAAGTTATTGGGATGTTGAAACCTATACTTTCCTCGATAGACTATTCATGGGAAATAAAATATCATTGCATAGACCTGCTAGGTAGCATAATGGATGGAACTAACACCGAAGAACATAACAATGATAACGATATTGATTTCTCATCCATTATGCCAAGTCTCTTTACTACCCTCCAG GCTATCCAAAGGATCATGATTAGTGCTTCAGATGCCTCAATAAGAAAAAAAGCTTTTGCCACACTTAGAAAG ATAATTTCAGATCTTCCATCTTCCCATCGATTTGACATGCTAAAGGTTCTTATTACTAATAGCAATTCCCCTTCAATG ATTGCAATTCTTATTGATCTTGTGAGGGAGGAAATTGTTGCTGAAAGAAATCAGGGAACATCATCAGAAAATTGTCTAGACATTCATGTAGAGAAGAGAAAGGGACCGTTTTGGAGCTCTTATGCCCTTGACCTTGTGGGTCTGGTTTTGAAGCCTCCAAAAGGAGGTCCTCCTTCTCTCCCTGAAGATAGTGATCCG GTTCTATCTGCTCTCAATCTGTTTAGATTTATTTTGATAATGGAGTCCACAG GAAAAACAAACCACACTGGTGTGCTCacgaagagtaccttgcaaatggCCTACACAGAGTGGCTTCTACCTCTTAGAACACTGGTAGCCGGCGTTTCGGCAGAGAACGAGAAGGATGAAAGCGAGCTTGCAGATCACATTTTCTGTGCCTTAAATCCTGTCCAATTGGTACTCTACCGTTGCATTGAATTGGTCGAAGACAATCTTAAACATTCAAAATGA
- the LOC135629510 gene encoding large ribosomal subunit protein eL39-like: protein MLQVALKGFALPEETRRAAGKMPSHKTFRIKKKLAKKMRQNRPIPHWIRMRTDNTIRYNAKRRHWRRTKLGF, encoded by the exons ATGCTGCAGGTAGCTCTAAAAG GGTTTGCTCTGCCGGAAGAGACCAGAAGAGCAGCGGGGAAGATG CCGTCGCACAAGACGTTCAGGATCAAGAAGAAGCTGGCGAAGAAGATGCGCCAGAACCGCCCCATTCCCCACTGGATCCGCATGAGGACCGACAACACCATCAG GTACAACGCCAAGCGCAGGCACTGGCGTCGCACAAAACTAGGGTTTTGA